A genomic segment from Armatimonadota bacterium encodes:
- the rpsL gene encoding 30S ribosomal protein S12 — MPTFNQLVRKGRQPIRKKSKSPALKGCPQKRGVCLVVRTVSPKKPNSALRKVARVRLSNGVEVTAYIPGIGHNLQEHSVVLVRGGRVKDLPGVRYHVVRGTLDAAGTQNRKSSRSKYGTKRPK; from the coding sequence ATGCCGACATTTAACCAGCTCGTACGTAAAGGGCGTCAGCCCATACGCAAGAAAAGCAAGAGCCCTGCTCTGAAAGGGTGCCCGCAAAAGCGGGGAGTGTGCCTGGTGGTGCGTACGGTATCGCCAAAGAAGCCCAACTCCGCACTGCGTAAGGTGGCGCGTGTGCGCCTGAGCAACGGTGTGGAGGTAACGGCTTACATTCCGGGCATCGGACACAACCTGCAGGAGCACTCGGTGGTTCTCGTACGTGGCGGACGTGTGAAGGACCTGCCAGGCGTGCGTTACCACGTGGTGCGTGGCACGCTGGATGCGGCGGGCACGCAGAACCGGAAGAGCAGTCGCTCCAAATATGGTACGAAGCGACCGAAGTAG
- the rpsG gene encoding 30S ribosomal protein S7, whose amino-acid sequence MPRKGPAPRRVIPPDPVYHDVLVQRFINRLMVCGKKSVAEKIFYRAMEIVGERTKRNPLEVFHQALKNVMPILEVRPRRVGGATYQVPMEVRPERRTSLGIRWLVTSARRRGGRTMIEKLAAEIIDAANNQGAAVKKREDTHRMAEANKAFAHYRW is encoded by the coding sequence ATGCCCAGAAAAGGACCGGCTCCGCGCCGTGTGATACCGCCAGACCCGGTGTATCATGATGTATTGGTTCAGCGGTTTATTAACCGCTTGATGGTCTGCGGGAAAAAGAGTGTTGCAGAGAAGATTTTCTACCGGGCGATGGAGATTGTGGGTGAGCGTACCAAGCGCAACCCGCTGGAAGTGTTTCATCAGGCACTGAAAAATGTCATGCCCATTCTGGAAGTGCGCCCTCGCCGCGTAGGAGGCGCAACCTACCAGGTGCCGATGGAGGTGCGTCCCGAACGAAGGACTTCGCTGGGAATTCGCTGGCTGGTGACCTCTGCACGGAGGCGTGGTGGGCGCACCATGATCGAGAAACTGGCAGCGGAAATCATCGATGCCGCCAACAACCAGGGCGCTGCGGTGAAGAAGCGGGAAGACACTCACCGCATGGCGGAGGCGAACAAGGCGTTCGCACACTATCGCTGGTAA
- the fusA gene encoding elongation factor G, with protein MAREYTLEQTRNIGIAAHIDAGKTTTTERILYYTGRIHRIGEVDDGAATMDWMEQEQERGITITSAATTCFWRGHRINIIDTPGHVDFTVEVERSLRVLDGVVAIFCAVGGVQPQSETVWRQANRYHVPRIAYVNKMDRLGADFYRVVQRMKERLGANAVPIQLPIGAESDFRGIIDLVRMRAIIYKDDLGKEYEQTEIPAEMHEMASHWREVLLEAVADVDDTIMEKYLEGEPITVEEIQRALRQGTLRSKIVPVTCGSSFKNKGVQPLLDAIIDYLPSPIDIGAVKGTNPRTGAPEARYPSDNEPFTALAFKIMSDPFVGKLTYFRVYSGTLSKGSYVYNASKDKKERIGRIVRMHANHREDVEVVYAGEIAAAVGLNETTTGDTLCEEKAPIILEAMQFPDPVISVAIEPRTKADQDKLGIALSRLAVEDPTFRISTDPETGQTIISGMGELHLEIIVDRLMREFKVEANVGRPQVAYREAVRQPARGEGRYVRQTGGRGQYGHCILEIEPLPPGQGFEFVNKIVGGVIPKEFIPAIEGGVREAMDSGVIAGYPVVDVRVAVVDGSYHEVDSSEMAFKIAGSMAFKAAMQKASPTIKEPIMAVEIVTPEQFLGDVIGDLNSRRGRIEGIEPGPGGTQTIRAHVPLAEMFGYATALRSLTQGRATYVMQPSHYEEVPANIAQELIARAQGKQLVNL; from the coding sequence ATGGCACGTGAGTACACGCTAGAACAAACTCGAAATATCGGTATCGCCGCACACATCGATGCAGGCAAAACGACCACCACCGAGCGTATCCTGTACTACACAGGACGCATCCATCGCATCGGTGAGGTGGATGATGGCGCTGCGACGATGGACTGGATGGAACAGGAGCAGGAACGCGGCATTACCATCACTTCCGCAGCAACCACCTGCTTCTGGAGGGGGCATCGGATTAACATTATCGATACCCCCGGTCACGTGGACTTTACTGTGGAAGTCGAGCGGTCGCTGCGCGTTCTGGATGGTGTGGTGGCTATCTTCTGCGCGGTGGGTGGTGTTCAGCCACAGTCGGAGACGGTGTGGCGACAGGCAAACCGGTATCACGTGCCGCGCATCGCTTACGTCAACAAGATGGATCGTCTGGGGGCGGACTTTTATCGCGTCGTCCAGCGCATGAAAGAGCGGCTTGGAGCCAACGCAGTACCTATCCAGCTGCCTATCGGAGCGGAAAGCGACTTTCGCGGCATCATTGACCTCGTGCGTATGAGGGCGATTATCTACAAAGATGACCTCGGCAAGGAGTATGAACAGACAGAGATCCCTGCCGAGATGCACGAGATGGCGTCGCACTGGCGTGAGGTACTGCTGGAAGCTGTTGCCGATGTGGACGATACCATTATGGAGAAGTACCTGGAAGGTGAACCGATCACCGTGGAGGAGATTCAGCGCGCTCTTCGTCAGGGCACGTTGCGGAGTAAAATAGTGCCTGTGACGTGCGGCTCCTCGTTTAAGAATAAAGGAGTCCAGCCTCTGCTGGACGCCATTATCGATTATTTGCCATCGCCCATAGACATCGGCGCAGTCAAGGGGACAAATCCCCGTACCGGCGCCCCTGAGGCGCGTTATCCCTCCGATAATGAACCCTTTACCGCCCTCGCCTTTAAGATTATGTCCGACCCGTTTGTGGGCAAGCTCACTTACTTCCGAGTCTACTCCGGCACTCTCTCCAAAGGTTCCTACGTCTACAACGCTTCCAAAGATAAGAAAGAACGCATTGGGCGCATTGTGCGCATGCACGCCAATCATCGCGAGGACGTGGAAGTGGTGTACGCCGGAGAGATTGCGGCAGCGGTGGGCTTGAACGAGACAACCACAGGCGATACGCTTTGCGAGGAGAAAGCGCCCATTATTCTGGAAGCGATGCAGTTCCCTGATCCCGTGATTTCGGTGGCTATCGAACCGAGGACCAAAGCCGACCAGGACAAGCTGGGCATTGCGCTCAGCCGGCTGGCTGTAGAAGACCCGACCTTCCGCATCAGCACCGACCCGGAGACCGGGCAAACCATTATCTCGGGCATGGGCGAGCTGCATCTGGAGATTATCGTGGACCGTCTGATGCGCGAGTTCAAGGTGGAAGCGAACGTGGGACGCCCGCAAGTGGCTTATCGCGAAGCGGTTCGCCAGCCAGCGCGTGGCGAGGGACGCTATGTGCGCCAGACCGGTGGACGCGGTCAGTACGGACATTGCATTCTGGAGATTGAACCACTGCCTCCGGGGCAGGGCTTCGAGTTTGTGAACAAGATTGTGGGGGGCGTAATCCCCAAAGAGTTCATCCCCGCCATCGAGGGTGGCGTTCGCGAGGCGATGGACAGCGGCGTGATCGCAGGATACCCCGTGGTAGACGTGCGCGTTGCAGTGGTGGACGGCTCCTACCACGAGGTGGACTCCTCCGAAATGGCGTTCAAGATCGCCGGTTCCATGGCGTTTAAGGCGGCGATGCAAAAGGCAAGCCCTACCATCAAGGAACCCATCATGGCAGTGGAGATTGTCACGCCCGAACAGTTCCTGGGCGATGTCATCGGCGATCTGAACTCGCGGCGTGGACGAATCGAGGGCATCGAGCCGGGACCGGGCGGCACGCAGACGATCCGCGCTCATGTGCCGCTGGCGGAGATGTTCGGCTATGCTACCGCCCTGCGCTCGTTGACGCAAGGGCGTGCCACATACGTGATGCAACCATCGCACTACGAGGAAGTGCCTGCCAATATCGCGCAAGAGCTGATTGCGCGGGCACAAGGCAAACAACTGGTGAATCTGTAA
- the tuf gene encoding elongation factor Tu codes for MGKQRFERTKPHVNIGTIGHVDHGKTTLTAAITRVLAKEGLAEYQPYERIDSAPEERERGVTINIYHAEYQTPNRHYAHVDCPGHADYIKNMITGAAQMDGAVLVVSAADGPMPQTREHILLARQVGVPYIVVFLNKEDMVDDPELLELVELEVRELLSKYGFPGDEVPVISGSALKVIEAPDVDKSDPWVQKIWQLIEAIDTYIPTPQRDVDKPFLMPIEDVFTITGRGTVVTGRVERGVLRVGEQVEIVGLHPETRTTVATSLEMFRKTLDQIQAGDNAGVLLRGVDRKEVERGMVLAKPGSITPHTKFAAEIYVLTKEEGGRHTPFFSGYRPQFYFRTTDVTGTMKLPEGVEMVMPGDNVRIEVELIAPIAMEEGLRFAVREGGHTVGAGVVTKIIE; via the coding sequence ATGGGCAAGCAGCGATTTGAGCGCACGAAGCCGCATGTGAACATCGGCACGATTGGTCACGTGGATCACGGCAAGACCACGTTGACGGCTGCCATCACGCGCGTTTTGGCGAAAGAGGGTTTGGCGGAATACCAGCCGTATGAGCGCATCGACTCGGCTCCGGAGGAGCGGGAGCGTGGGGTAACGATTAACATTTACCATGCGGAGTATCAGACGCCCAATCGCCACTATGCGCACGTGGACTGTCCGGGTCACGCGGACTACATCAAGAACATGATTACGGGCGCGGCGCAGATGGACGGAGCGGTTTTGGTGGTGTCGGCGGCGGATGGTCCGATGCCCCAGACGCGGGAGCACATTTTGCTGGCTCGTCAGGTCGGGGTGCCGTATATTGTGGTTTTTCTGAACAAGGAGGACATGGTAGATGACCCCGAACTGCTGGAGTTAGTGGAGTTAGAGGTTCGGGAGTTACTGAGCAAGTATGGTTTTCCTGGGGACGAGGTTCCGGTGATTAGTGGCAGTGCGTTGAAGGTGATAGAGGCACCGGACGTGGACAAGAGTGATCCCTGGGTTCAGAAGATTTGGCAGTTGATTGAGGCGATCGACACGTATATTCCGACGCCTCAGCGTGACGTAGACAAGCCGTTCCTGATGCCGATAGAGGACGTGTTCACGATTACGGGTCGTGGCACGGTGGTGACGGGTCGTGTCGAGCGTGGGGTATTGCGTGTAGGGGAGCAGGTGGAGATAGTGGGCTTGCACCCGGAGACGCGCACGACGGTAGCGACCTCGTTGGAGATGTTCCGCAAGACGTTGGATCAGATACAGGCAGGGGACAACGCAGGGGTGTTGCTGCGTGGGGTAGACCGCAAGGAAGTGGAGCGTGGGATGGTGTTGGCGAAGCCGGGCAGCATCACACCTCACACGAAGTTTGCGGCGGAGATATACGTGTTGACGAAGGAGGAGGGCGGTCGCCACACGCCGTTTTTCAGCGGTTATCGTCCCCAGTTTTACTTCCGCACGACGGACGTGACGGGCACGATGAAGTTGCCGGAGGGTGTGGAGATGGTGATGCCCGGGGACAACGTGCGGATAGAGGTGGAGTTGATCGCCCCGATAGCGATGGAGGAGGGCTTGCGCTTTGCGGTGCGTGAAGGTGGTCACACGGTGGGCGCAGGCGTGGTCACCAAGATTATCGAGTAA
- the rpsJ gene encoding 30S ribosomal protein S10, whose product MARRDFQNKVRIRLRAYDHRVLDQSVQKIVDTARRTGARISGPVLLPTERNRFCVIRGPHIDKESMEHFELCTHKRLIDILDAGPKTIDALMRLDLPSGVDIEIK is encoded by the coding sequence ATGGCGCGTCGTGACTTTCAAAATAAGGTGCGAATCCGCTTGCGCGCGTACGACCATCGAGTGCTGGACCAGTCGGTTCAGAAGATAGTGGATACGGCGCGTCGCACGGGAGCCCGTATCTCGGGTCCTGTGTTACTGCCGACAGAGCGCAACCGGTTTTGCGTTATCCGCGGGCCGCACATCGATAAAGAGTCGATGGAGCACTTCGAACTGTGCACGCACAAACGGCTCATTGATATTCTGGATGCCGGACCCAAAACCATCGACGCGCTCATGCGGCTGGACCTTCCCAGCGGTGTAGATATCGAAATCAAGTAG
- the rplC gene encoding 50S ribosomal protein L3, which yields MAVQAILGKKIGMTQIFDETGQAIPVSVIEAGPCVVTQVKTPEKDGYVAVQVGFEEISPKRVNKPMKGHFKKANVPPMRYLREVPVEDIGALSVGTTIHVADVFKPGDKVKVTGTSKGRGFQGVVKRHHFHGGPQSHGSMIHRKPQSSGATDAARTFKGVKKPGHMGAERVTQKGLTVVRVDAERNLLLVRGAVPGANGGLLIIARDERG from the coding sequence ATGGCGGTACAGGCGATTTTAGGCAAAAAAATCGGCATGACCCAGATCTTCGATGAGACTGGCCAAGCCATCCCGGTCTCGGTGATAGAAGCGGGTCCCTGCGTAGTGACGCAGGTCAAGACCCCAGAGAAGGATGGGTATGTCGCCGTACAGGTGGGCTTCGAGGAGATTTCCCCGAAGCGGGTCAACAAGCCCATGAAAGGGCACTTTAAGAAGGCGAATGTGCCACCCATGCGCTACCTGCGCGAAGTGCCGGTAGAGGATATCGGCGCTCTGTCGGTAGGCACAACGATTCACGTCGCCGATGTGTTCAAGCCTGGCGACAAGGTGAAGGTAACTGGTACGTCCAAGGGGCGAGGCTTTCAGGGCGTGGTGAAGCGACACCACTTCCACGGTGGACCGCAGTCGCACGGCTCAATGATACACCGCAAGCCCCAATCCAGCGGTGCCACCGATGCTGCCCGCACCTTTAAGGGCGTCAAGAAGCCGGGTCACATGGGAGCAGAGCGCGTCACGCAGAAGGGACTGACTGTGGTGCGCGTGGACGCGGAGCGCAACCTGCTGCTGGTGCGTGGAGCTGTTCCCGGCGCCAACGGCGGACTGCTGATTATCGCCAGGGACGAGAGGGGGTAA
- the rplD gene encoding 50S ribosomal protein L4, which translates to MPKVSVYDRTGQPVREIELSDQVFAAEVRPDLMHAAVVAEQANARQGTADTKTRGEVRGGGRKPWRQKGTGRARQGSIRAPHWRHGGVVFGPHPRDYSQRLPKKMRRAAMRSALTAKLAENAILTVESIHFDEIKTRHAVQFLKGLNIVDPNRVLILLPEHDEAVWKSFRNLPGVEVRISPAVSVRDMLIARQVITTPEALQKLEEVCAR; encoded by the coding sequence ATGCCAAAGGTGAGCGTGTATGATAGAACGGGGCAGCCCGTGCGAGAGATAGAACTGTCCGATCAGGTGTTTGCCGCCGAGGTGCGACCAGACCTGATGCACGCAGCGGTGGTTGCCGAGCAGGCAAACGCCCGACAGGGCACTGCGGATACCAAAACGCGAGGCGAGGTGCGGGGAGGCGGACGCAAGCCCTGGCGCCAGAAAGGTACCGGGCGTGCGAGGCAGGGGTCTATCCGTGCCCCGCACTGGCGACATGGTGGCGTGGTGTTCGGTCCGCATCCGCGCGACTATAGCCAGCGTCTGCCGAAGAAGATGCGTCGTGCCGCCATGCGCAGTGCGCTCACTGCCAAGCTGGCAGAGAACGCCATCCTCACGGTGGAGAGTATTCACTTTGACGAGATCAAGACGCGCCATGCCGTGCAGTTCCTGAAAGGGCTGAACATCGTGGACCCGAACCGCGTGTTGATTTTGCTGCCCGAACACGACGAAGCGGTGTGGAAAAGCTTCCGTAACCTGCCTGGCGTGGAGGTGCGCATCTCGCCGGCGGTGTCGGTACGGGATATGCTGATAGCGCGCCAGGTGATTACCACCCCGGAGGCACTGCAGAAGCTGGAGGAGGTGTGCGCCCGATGA
- the rplW gene encoding 50S ribosomal protein L23 — protein sequence MKSPYEIILHPVITERSTDNARMGRYTFAVAPDANKIEIKQAVEAIYRVNVLKVNVMNVRGKRRRLGRMPMGETASWKKAIVTVQPGQRIEAFEVT from the coding sequence ATGAAATCGCCCTACGAGATTATCCTGCATCCGGTGATTACCGAGCGAAGCACCGACAACGCCCGCATGGGGCGCTACACCTTCGCGGTGGCACCGGATGCCAATAAGATCGAAATCAAGCAGGCGGTGGAAGCCATCTACCGTGTCAACGTGTTGAAAGTGAACGTGATGAACGTGCGGGGGAAGCGCCGTCGTCTGGGACGGATGCCGATGGGCGAGACCGCTAGCTGGAAGAAAGCCATCGTCACGGTGCAACCGGGGCAGCGCATCGAAGCGTTCGAGGTCACGTAG
- the rplB gene encoding 50S ribosomal protein L2, with the protein MPIRQLKPTSPGRRFMAVSTFEEITREEPEKSLLAPLKKSGGRNNQGRTTARFRGGGNKRRYRIIDFKRDKIGVPGKVVSIEYDPNRSARIALIQYVDGEKRYILCPDGLKIGDQVLSGENADIKPGNALPLRAIPLGTVIHNIELVPGKGGQLVRSAGTAAQLVAKEGKYAQVRLPSGEVRMVHLECKATIGQVGHAEHENESLGKAGKSRYLGRRPHVRGSAMTPRDHPHGGGEGKAPIGRRGGPVTPWGKPTLGKKTRRRKPSDKFIVRRRK; encoded by the coding sequence ATGCCGATACGACAGTTAAAACCGACCTCTCCGGGTCGCCGCTTTATGGCGGTGTCGACCTTCGAGGAGATTACGCGCGAGGAACCGGAGAAATCGCTGCTCGCGCCTCTGAAGAAGAGCGGGGGGCGCAACAATCAGGGAAGGACCACCGCACGCTTCAGGGGAGGCGGCAACAAGCGGCGCTACCGGATTATCGATTTCAAACGCGATAAAATCGGCGTGCCGGGCAAGGTGGTGAGCATCGAATACGACCCCAACCGGTCGGCGCGAATCGCTCTGATACAATATGTGGATGGTGAAAAGCGATACATCCTCTGCCCGGATGGGCTGAAGATAGGCGACCAGGTGCTCAGCGGCGAGAACGCTGACATCAAGCCGGGCAACGCCCTACCGTTGCGGGCGATTCCGCTGGGCACGGTCATCCACAACATTGAGCTCGTGCCGGGCAAGGGAGGGCAGCTGGTGCGCAGTGCAGGCACGGCAGCGCAGCTGGTCGCCAAAGAGGGGAAGTATGCTCAGGTGCGCCTGCCTTCTGGAGAGGTGCGCATGGTGCATCTCGAGTGCAAGGCGACCATCGGTCAGGTGGGGCATGCCGAACACGAGAACGAGTCGCTGGGCAAGGCAGGCAAAAGCCGATACCTGGGCAGACGTCCGCATGTGCGAGGCTCGGCGATGACGCCGCGCGATCACCCGCATGGCGGTGGTGAGGGCAAAGCGCCGATTGGTCGGCGGGGCGGACCGGTCACGCCCTGGGGCAAACCGACCCTGGGCAAGAAGACCCGCCGTCGCAAGCCGTCGGACAAGTTCATCGTACGGCGGCGCAAGTAA
- the rpsS gene encoding 30S ribosomal protein S19 gives MSRSIKKGPYVDPKLMKKIQALNATGEKRIIKTWSRRSTILPAMVGHTIAVHDGRKHVPVFITENMIGHKLGEFAPTRTFRGHPGHHTDRTTRKK, from the coding sequence ATGTCGCGTTCGATCAAAAAGGGACCGTATGTCGACCCGAAGCTGATGAAGAAAATCCAGGCGCTCAACGCCACCGGCGAGAAGCGGATTATCAAAACCTGGTCGCGTCGGTCTACTATCCTGCCCGCAATGGTGGGGCACACGATTGCGGTACATGACGGCAGAAAACACGTGCCGGTGTTCATTACGGAGAACATGATTGGGCATAAGCTGGGAGAGTTCGCCCCGACACGCACCTTCCGGGGGCATCCGGGGCATCACACCGACCGCACAACACGCAAGAAGTGA
- a CDS encoding 50S ribosomal protein L22 has product MAHAIAKYVRVSPRKARLLIEAIRGQYVPEAVAFLRFSPQRAARPILKVVQSAAANAVFLAERDGGTVDEDALKIVHAVVDEGPRLKRYRPRAMGRAYPILKPTCHIRVEVQEVPRPQPAGRRARRSGGTAPTAPTSES; this is encoded by the coding sequence ATGGCACACGCAATAGCAAAATACGTGCGTGTATCGCCGCGTAAGGCGCGGTTGCTGATAGAGGCGATACGGGGGCAATATGTACCGGAAGCGGTAGCGTTTCTGCGCTTCTCGCCTCAGCGTGCTGCCCGCCCCATCCTGAAAGTGGTGCAATCGGCGGCAGCCAACGCGGTGTTCCTGGCGGAGCGCGATGGCGGAACCGTCGACGAGGATGCTCTCAAAATCGTGCATGCCGTTGTCGACGAGGGGCCCCGTTTGAAGCGTTATCGCCCGCGCGCAATGGGGCGTGCTTACCCGATTCTGAAACCGACCTGTCACATCCGGGTGGAGGTGCAGGAGGTACCGCGCCCCCAGCCTGCAGGGCGACGAGCACGGCGTAGTGGCGGAACTGCGCCCACAGCACCGACGAGCGAAAGCTAG
- the rpsC gene encoding 30S ribosomal protein S3 — translation MGQKIHPIGFRVGIIRDWDSRWYSAKGYANWVYEDYKIRRFLKKDLPKRRPDLASAAISRVEIERAANRIEVTIFSARPGILIGRQGRGLEEIRQALVHLLDPTYRWRAARQKDARPNVDVHVHVQEVNEPDKDAQLVAENIAQQISRRVSYKRAMRQAILRTMRAGALGIKVRVAGRLAGAEMARSEVDKMGKIPLQTIRADVDYGFAEAPTTYGNIGVKVWIYRGDILPGQKVEEESREVTPVVPQEGERPAGRRRRGRRGGRRQRGNVDAETS, via the coding sequence TTGGGACAGAAGATTCATCCAATCGGTTTTCGCGTGGGGATTATCCGCGACTGGGACAGTCGCTGGTACTCGGCGAAGGGCTACGCGAACTGGGTGTACGAGGACTACAAGATACGTCGCTTCTTAAAGAAGGACTTGCCCAAGCGTCGTCCGGACCTGGCGTCGGCAGCCATCTCGCGGGTAGAGATTGAGCGTGCGGCGAACCGGATAGAGGTCACTATCTTCTCGGCGCGTCCGGGTATTCTGATCGGGCGACAGGGAAGAGGACTGGAGGAGATACGCCAGGCACTGGTGCACCTGCTCGACCCGACGTATCGCTGGCGCGCTGCACGTCAGAAGGATGCTCGCCCGAACGTGGACGTACATGTGCACGTGCAGGAGGTGAACGAGCCGGATAAGGACGCGCAGCTGGTGGCGGAGAACATCGCTCAGCAAATCTCGCGCCGTGTGTCCTACAAACGTGCCATGCGGCAGGCTATCCTGCGCACGATGCGCGCAGGCGCGCTGGGTATTAAGGTGCGTGTGGCGGGGCGACTGGCTGGCGCAGAGATGGCACGTTCTGAAGTGGACAAGATGGGCAAGATTCCGTTGCAAACGATACGTGCTGATGTAGACTATGGTTTTGCAGAAGCGCCCACGACCTACGGCAACATCGGCGTGAAGGTGTGGATTTACCGGGGCGACATCCTGCCCGGGCAGAAGGTCGAGGAGGAGAGCCGGGAGGTGACGCCGGTCGTGCCGCAAGAGGGCGAGCGTCCCGCCGGACGCCGTCGCCGAGGTCGCCGGGGAGGAAGGAGGCAACGCGGCAATGTTGATGCCGAAACGAGTTAA
- the rplP gene encoding 50S ribosomal protein L16, which produces MLMPKRVKYRRQHRGRRKGKASGATKLDFGEYGLQALESCWMTSNQIEAARIAMTRHVRRGGKIWIRVFPDKPYTKKPAETRMGSGKGAPAGWVAVVKPGRILFEMAGVPEELAREAMRLASHKLPIATKFVTRRDFEGEYETVETGGTPQAEPAGAAAEVTAGDGEAVSAPTEQGDAEVE; this is translated from the coding sequence ATGTTGATGCCGAAACGAGTTAAGTATCGCCGGCAGCATCGCGGACGGCGCAAGGGCAAAGCGTCGGGGGCGACCAAGCTGGATTTTGGCGAGTATGGTCTGCAAGCACTGGAGTCCTGCTGGATGACCAGTAACCAGATTGAGGCAGCTCGTATCGCCATGACCCGCCACGTACGTCGTGGTGGAAAAATCTGGATTCGGGTCTTTCCCGATAAGCCCTATACCAAGAAACCCGCAGAGACCCGTATGGGTAGCGGTAAGGGTGCGCCGGCGGGATGGGTAGCAGTGGTCAAACCGGGACGCATTCTGTTCGAGATGGCTGGCGTGCCGGAAGAGCTGGCACGCGAAGCGATGCGACTGGCATCGCATAAACTACCAATTGCTACCAAATTCGTCACACGACGAGATTTCGAGGGAGAATATGAAACCGTTGAAACCGGAGGAACTCCGCAAGCTGAGCCTGCCGGAGCTGCAGCAGAGGTTACAGCAGGAGATGGAGAGGCTGTTTCAGCTCCGACAGAACAAGGCGATGCGGAAGTTGAGTGA
- the rplN gene encoding 50S ribosomal protein L14: MIQIYTRLKAADNSGARELMCIRVLKGSNTRYARVGDVIVAVVKSATPGMPVKKSDIVKAVVVRTKQPIRRPDGSTLRFDENAAVVVTNSLEPRGTRIFGPVARELRERNFMRIISLAPEVL, encoded by the coding sequence ATGATTCAGATATACACCCGGCTAAAGGCTGCCGATAACTCGGGCGCGCGTGAGCTGATGTGCATTCGCGTGCTGAAAGGCTCGAACACGCGCTACGCCCGGGTGGGGGACGTCATCGTCGCAGTGGTCAAGTCGGCAACGCCGGGAATGCCGGTGAAGAAGAGTGACATTGTGAAGGCGGTGGTCGTTCGCACCAAGCAGCCGATTCGCCGTCCCGACGGCTCCACGCTGCGCTTCGACGAGAACGCCGCCGTCGTGGTGACCAACAGCCTGGAGCCTCGCGGCACACGTATTTTTGGACCGGTCGCCCGCGAGCTGCGCGAGCGCAACTTCATGCGCATCATCTCGCTGGCGCCGGAAGTGCTGTAG
- the rplX gene encoding 50S ribosomal protein L24 — translation MSTATAKKKQSGRAVSPLKIRKDDIVEVIAGKDRGKRGKVIHTLPRENRVLVDGINLVTRHQKPRPTNRATPQTQTGRVVKPAPLHVSKVMLVCPRCNQRTRIAISFTSDGKRVRTCKKCKEYIDSV, via the coding sequence ATGAGCACTGCAACTGCTAAGAAAAAACAGAGTGGGCGTGCTGTGAGCCCGCTGAAGATACGCAAGGATGACATCGTGGAGGTGATCGCGGGCAAGGACCGAGGTAAACGGGGTAAGGTGATACATACCCTCCCGCGTGAGAACCGGGTGCTGGTGGATGGTATCAACCTTGTCACCCGCCACCAGAAGCCTCGTCCTACCAACCGGGCTACTCCGCAAACGCAGACGGGGCGTGTGGTGAAGCCAGCTCCTTTACACGTGTCCAAAGTGATGCTGGTGTGCCCGCGCTGCAACCAGCGAACGCGTATCGCCATCTCGTTCACCTCGGATGGCAAGCGGGTTCGCACCTGCAAGAAGTGCAAGGAGTATATCGACTCGGTGTAG
- the rplE gene encoding 50S ribosomal protein L5: protein MSETTQTRYVSRLKEKYYQEVVPRLMQQFGYKSIMQVPRLVKVVINMGVGQGEQDPKQLDGAVRDLAAISGQKPVITRARKSISNFRIRQGHRIGAKVTLRGDRMYDFLDKLMNIVLPRVRDFQGVSPNSFDGRGNFSMGMREQLVFPEIVYDQVDRIRGMDICIVTTARTDEEARALLAALGMPFRQR from the coding sequence ATGAGCGAAACGACGCAAACCCGATATGTATCGAGGCTCAAAGAAAAATACTATCAGGAAGTGGTGCCCCGGCTGATGCAGCAGTTCGGGTACAAGTCCATCATGCAGGTGCCCCGCCTGGTGAAGGTGGTCATCAACATGGGCGTGGGACAGGGCGAGCAAGACCCGAAGCAGCTGGATGGGGCAGTGCGCGACCTGGCGGCAATCTCCGGTCAGAAGCCGGTGATTACCCGTGCGCGCAAATCTATCTCGAATTTCCGCATCCGACAGGGGCATCGCATTGGCGCGAAGGTGACCCTGCGCGGCGACCGGATGTACGATTTTCTGGACAAACTGATGAACATTGTGCTGCCGCGCGTGCGCGACTTTCAGGGGGTATCGCCCAACTCTTTCGACGGGCGCGGTAATTTCTCGATGGGAATGCGCGAGCAGCTGGTGTTCCCAGAAATCGTGTACGATCAAGTAGACCGTATTCGGGGAATGGACATCTGTATCGTCACGACCGCACGTACCGACGAAGAGGCGCGTGCGCTGCTGGCAGCTCTGGGCATGCCTTTCCGACAGCGTTAA